The Primulina tabacum isolate GXHZ01 chromosome 10, ASM2559414v2, whole genome shotgun sequence region TAAAACGCTTAAATAGTCGGAGTACCTGTAATAAGCGCAGTGTCTGGCTCCGCTTGCTCAGCATGCATCAAGTAAGCCCTTTCAGTCGCGGGCTGCTTATACTTTCGGCAACCAGCAGCTTTATGCCCCATTTATCCGCACCTAAAGCACTTGTATGTGCTCCACATGCACTTGCCGTAATGATGGCGATTGAAATCCTTGCAGAGTGGCCTCTTCTCAGTCTTCGGGACGTTTTCTTTAGGTGGCTGTCCTTGCAGTTTATGATATCCTGGCCGCTTCAGTATAGTCAATAGGATCAGTCAGCATCACATCTCGATGGATCGTCGGCCTCAAATCATCCAAGAAATGTCGTAGCTTCTCCGCAACATCATTTGCAATCAAAGGCACAAAATTACAGCCactatcaaacttctgaacaaaCTCAGCAGCAGACGAATCTCCCTGgtggagactcatgaactctctCATCAACCTCGAACGAGCATCGGTAGTAAAATACTTATCATAGAATACCCTCTTGAAGCCCTCCCAAGTCAAAGTCGTCAGATTCACTCCTCGctccgctccctcccaccataagaaAGTGTCGCCCTTCAGGAAATAAATGGTACAACGAACCTGGTCAGCGTCCACCATATCCATATACATAAAAATCACCTCCAACGacctaatccatccctcagctacaAATGGATTAGTAGTGCCAGAAAAATCCTCgtgatccatcctcctaaatcgCTCACAAACAGTCAGGTCGGACACTTGCAGCATTTCCAACATGCTGCTCCAGTAATTGAGCCATCCTAGATAGCACACGAGCACTAGCATCCTGATTAGGTGGAGGCGGTAGAACCTCCTCCTCCTGCCTATCCTCACTATCTCTAAATAGAACACGTCTAGGAGGTATCTCTGTACAAGTCGTCCAAACCACGTAATcaacatgcatttaacattttaaaaaaaatacatctaATCTCCTAATTCATGCACcataaaagcatttaaaattcaGCATATAAAATCTAAAGCAGTAAAAATCACTGACTtaaggcgtgacttcttgagcttctcggagtggcAGTAACACAACCCTTTAGAGATCTttggctctaataccaactaaaacatccaataaattttttctttaaaatgctactatttttttattaaaagttGAAACTTGCATACTAAAATAACTCCTCATATCCAaatcaaaaaattaattaacgTTTCAAAATCTTAAGTGCATcaaaatccataaatcgtcaattaacaaaatcCTGCACCACTTTTACCAAGATCAAAactaaacttcaaaataaagaataaaaatctcaaaataaatCATTCTCAAAATCTTATTTCAAAACTTTAACTATAAAGCTAATGGAAAATAAgtgtccctcgggagtgtacttcctgactcgatccactcaagcatcagtgcctccctcaatatcatccCCACCTGCAACTatccaaacctagtgagtctaatgactcacctgcaaataatatttttattgaaaataagcttataatcataaataatttaatcgtaaagctttatataatcatatatcatttttgggcgaagtttgatctttgaaagtTACTATCTGTAATCGTATCATATGGTCGACTGATCAGACTTAGCTCACCATTGTtcatggggacgggcactaggcaccgtcgtaaatggaaatacgatcgtgaggctccctctgggccttcttgCTTAAACGGGTTccatctggggccttctccctcatGATATTACCAATcacatcatatcatatcatgttTGTCACACTCATCTCACAtcctttaaatatttttatttcctttttttattcataaattatTGCGTCCTTTCCAAATTTGTGAAGTAGCATTTTAACAGGGAAAATTGTACAGTTTTAGCATAAATCACAAAATTCtctattttcatcataaacattttaaaatatcatttagcatgtattatgattaTTCGGAACACTGCAAAGCCTTTCGTACTACCCTATAtgaaaatgaccattttacccttggGCTCTAAAATTCCCGATTTTGACTTTATCTTACATTTATTGGCTCGAGCCTATCCCATAgtatcatataagcttaaatttaacTTCTAATATTTTCTTGGTCGTAAAACCGAGTCTTtcgatttaataacttaatgacTAAATCATGAAGCGTTTTGATcacgaattaattcaaaacttaatattttcttcccaaaatttaacataaactttttGTACCTAAACTACTATCATGAGCCACGAGCAACACCTCGTGAACCACGGTTCGAGCCACCTTCTTTATTCTTAGCAATTTCGAACCCCTAAGACCTAAGTCACGTTTTCTCCCAAAACCTTTGAACCACCCTCGAGCCACCTAGACCAGACCCTCACCAGTACCTCCTGGACCCTCCTGACCTAGCCTATCCCAGCGCACCATCCCCTAGCCCAAACTCGAGCCGCGCGCACCCATGCATGCCCATTCCGTGATTGCGGCCTCCTATCTTCGAGTCACCTTGTTCCAGCCGCCTAGGAACCCAACTAGGATTCTACTAGACCCTGCTGGACTAGCTTAGCCGTTAGCCTGTCCTAACCGAGCTACGCACCCCCTTGAAGAAACCAGCCGCACGCATGCACATGTGAGAATCCTAGGGCTTGCAGACTCTTCCTTCTCTTGCTTCCGCCGAGTCCAGCCTTCCATGGACCCTTCTAACCTCTAAACCAAGACACGCACAGGCCCTGACCAGGCCTTGGCTGAGCCCTGGCATGGTTCCTCCCTAGCCGAACCCTTAAAGCCAAACCATTCCATGAAATCCTAGGCTCAAGCCCTAGGCATGCACCACCCCTATAGATTTTGTCCAGCCACTGTCTCCCGCTTAAACGACACTTTTCCTATTCCCTTTATGTTCTATATTGGCAGTGTGTCCTTAGGAATCATAAAGCGTCTCAAACAAGCGTAAAAACATCACAACTTTGAAAAATATACGTCtaacataaaataatttgaagttTAAAGTTTTCCAAGCTATATAACCTAAATAATGCATagtatgatttgaatggtgcattaaaagagtttagaagcGTGCCTTTTCGTTTGAAACGCTCGAATATGCGATCGTTGGCCTGAGTTGCGAAGGGGGACGAACGAGCAAAGAAAACTCCTCAAATTTGgctctcaaaaatctcgaaaatttgagtgtgtgtgtggtgtgaaTTTTCGACTGCCAACAAGCTTTAGAACCTTAGGATTCTTctttataatttttgaaaatttggtgTTAATAGGTTGGGGTTTTGGGTTTTTAGTATAGGAGTAATTCGGCCTTCTAatcttaggtaaattaggcccaataacacctattaaattggaaaataaaaatttacaattttttttaaaaaataataatttttgggcCTTTAAAAATCCTTTGTTTGACCAAAACCGACTTTATggataaaatcgagctcgtcgcgtaaaataatttgggatccgacatttttagaaaattttaatcatatttaatcatattactaagcctaaa contains the following coding sequences:
- the LOC142504941 gene encoding uncharacterized protein LOC142504941 yields the protein MLVLVCYLGWLNYWSSMLEMLQVSDLTVCERFRRMDHEDFSGTTNPFVAEGWIRSLEVIFMYMDMVDADQVRCTIYFLKGDTFLWWEGAERGVNLTTLTWEGFKRVFYDKYFTTDARSRLMREFMSLHQGDSSAAEFVQKFDSGCNFVPLIANDVAEKLRHFLDDLRPTIHRDVMLTDPIDYTEAARIS